AGGTTGGGGTCCTCGCGGTCGAAGGCGTAGTCGTCGGGCAGGGCCCAGCCCCGGGCGCCCATACGCTCGACCGCCCGCACCCGTCGTTCGTCCTTCGCCAGCACGATCCGTTCCGGCGTGGCGGAAACGATCTCCAGCCTGTCGCCCACGCTCAAATCGAGGCTATCGACCAGCGCCCTGGGCAGCCGTACGGCCAGGCTGTTGCCCCATTTCGAAACCTGCATCGTCCAATTCCGGATATTGTTGA
This window of the Rhodospirillaceae bacterium genome carries:
- a CDS encoding AbrB/MazE/SpoVT family DNA-binding domain-containing protein → MQVSKWGNSLAVRLPRALVDSLDLSVGDRLEIVSATPERIVLAKDERRVRAVERMGARGWALPDDYAFDREDPNLR